cgttttgcattttagggatgtaatacacccctactttttaaattgtaaaaaatgcagatttccgcattatggcgcaagtaatctcgtttaattaagaaaaataaatatttttttatatatatgtgcatgaattacatttttttttaatttttcaaaccttatagcaaccaaaaatccgaaaattaacaagtcgaaaatcacgaaaaccttattcttctatatttctgaaagtgtagtcactgaatgttttcacccacgatttctttgaaccttcatcgattatCATGAAatttgttgattagttagagcagaggttctcaatctttttgagtcaggtaccaccaaatacttcttattatttttggcaccacctaactaaaatacctgtctagctaggtgatctaattaactataattgtGCAAGtggtggtgctgattttggctgttttgagttttgcgtaccacctcaaataatgaaatgtaccaccagtggtacatgtaccagagattgagaaccgctgagttagaggatacttcaaaaaacaaaagtgatatggcaccaagttgcgctttctgcattttaggggtgaaatccacctttttgtttaatgataaaaatgcagatttaagcattctggctcaagcaatcttgtttaattaagtaaaataaatatttttttacatttatgtgcatgatttatagtttttattaattttttaaaccttatagcaaccaaaaatcagaaaattaacAAATCGAccatcacgaaaaaaattaatcttttatatttccaaaaaggcagtcactgaaggttttcagccctgatttcgttgaacctccatcaattttcatgaaaattggtaagtagttagaggatacctcaagaaacaaaaattatgtggtaccaacttgcgattttatcctgggggtggatgttaccccttctcattggtgaacactattttattaaaaataaccccataattagatagaggagtacattctaagcaaactttcttttatcaagtttataaattttttatttaaataatatttcataatttaataaaatattattggtacagtaaaacctgacaataacggccactaaaaatagaaaacaattggccgttatagaaatgtggccgctaatgctaggtttccttttgttgtattttcatttaaatttgaaTTAACTTATTTACACGAGGAAGGCAAATAGTCCCAACTCTAGTTATTTTGCCTTTTATCGCGATAGAAAAGAGGTTTGCTTTAATGAGTGCAAAAACTGGAGCCTAGTAGTGTTCGTCAAAAGTAAGAGAAGCTAGTGCCTCTACAATCAATGGCTCGCAAGTTGTTCTACAATCAACAGCTCGTAAGTTGCCACTCAACCAACGGCTCGCTCGTTTGCCGGTGTAAAAGCCTAGCTGGTAAGGCTTTTTTCGTGTATGGACTTGGTGCAGTGTTAAATGCAGCTGAGGGCCCTCTTGAAGACCAAATGCAGGGATTGAATTGGTAAGTGGACCTCTTTGCGCCtcatttaattattctattcctcttttgctcatgtttaagtttttttattgaacCGGTGTCAAAACTCCTTTAGAAAACAAAGAATCAGCCCCTATTTGAGATCGTAACATCAAAGATCGCACAtgtttggtccttcgagccggatattGTTTTTTGGGGTGTTTTGATAGTcggttttttaaagaatttaaactttattgcttttataattaattgttcaattattgttgggGTGGCTTGTTTTTCCTCGCTTGTATACAATATTGCTtgttaacaattaattttcaataatataataaaatttgcATTTTGAAATAACGCCCAAAAAACATTGCGTACagtttttgcttcttttcttgtcTAGCAGGTAATGTCAATTGGTTGACCTTGAATGGTTTTCAGGTATTCAATACACAGAATTTTGTgagttttcaaattttaaagtcCTCGCCTTCACGGCAGCTTGATAAGGAttcttgttttttgataaatttattaagTTTAATTGTTTAGGTCATTAAACTTGTAAAATATTAGCTATTTGAATTTAATTATAGTTAAAATTGCGTTCTCTTTATGCCAGCGGCAGCTTGACCAGGGGATCgttgattatttgtatttttaattttatcgttGATTAcgttaaacaaatttttattcttttttctcCATAATGGctgataaattgaaaaaatatacgtttcaAAGGAGAATGGCAATGAACGATTTAGAAACGTTATTGCGTTTATCCAATTCTTCTCTTACAGAGGTTCATAAGCAGTCGCTTTTTCGTGTTCGGTACTCAGAGTTAGACGATGTTTTGGAGAGTTTTAAtaaaaatcatcaaaacatcGTTACAAATCTTTTGAACTCTGAACCTACGGATGCTCAATTAGATTCTGAGGACATTATTCGTTCCCAATTTTTAAATGATTATTATCAGATCAAGGCTAATTTCGCGGATCTCTTTGAAAATGATGATAATAGTCAAAAAAATGAGCAAAATATCGCCGCTTCGAATGCAGTACAATCTCCTAGTAATGTTCGCTTGCCGCAGTTAGAATTAGTTAAATTTTCCGGTGAGTTTACGTCAGCAATTACTTTTTTTGACTTGTTCGATGCGCTTGTGCACCGTAGACCTAACGTTGATGATACGGAAAAATTAACGTATTTGATTCAAAGTTTAGAAGGGCCTCCTTTAAGGTTAGCTAAATCCTTGCCTTTAGCTAGAGAAAATTATGTTAGGATttatgataaattaaaaaataggtatttaaatAAACGTTTGCGTGCAATGGCACATTGGTGCAAAATTGAAGAAGCTCCCGCAACTATGTTTAAGAATTCTGATAGTTATAGTAATTTAATTGATACCTTTTCGGAAAATTTATCAGCTTTAGAAAATTTGGGTTATAAAATTTCGGATTTTGTGTTAGCTTACAAAATTCTCACCAAGCTTGACGAGGAGACTCACCAACGGTTTGAATTATTACATGGGTCTAGTGAAATGCCTACTTTTATTCAATTAtctcagcgtttcccaaccggtgggtcgcgacccactagtgggtcgcgagaggatttcaggtgggtcgcgccgtggctcttacagtagctgaataacaTACATATGTATGTATACATCATAGGTGGGGATGgatcgcgaatatgaaaaaacatcagaaggtgggtcgccagacataaaaggttgggaaccactgaatTATCTGATTTCCTGGAAAGTCAATGCATTTCGTTTGACTCATCCTTGTTGTCGCCTTGTTCTCCCAAGGATtctaatagaaaaaataaatcgCCTTCTAAACACAATGCAAATAAAAATGGTTCTAAAGTCAATAATCGCTATAGTTTTTTTTCGAAGCCTAATGCGACGACTTGTTTGTTATGTTCTGCCGATCACCATTTAAAAgattgttctttatttttaaataaatctccTTATGAACGGTACAACGCTTGTAAGAGAATGCGtctttgttttaaatgtttagaAAAACACGATTCTCGTAGTTGTAGTGTCACCTCTCGTTGTTGTCATTGTAATTCATCCCACCATAGTCTTTTACATTTTAAAAGTTCTGAAAGTGCCACTCAATGCGCTACTTCTGTTGCTGCCGTTCCAACTACTGCTTCTTCTGATGCTCAGGTTAATACTGGAACATTGAGCTCACATGCTGCATCATTAGGTAGTGTTACCTCAAAAAACTCGAGCGTTTTGTTAGCTACTGCTGTGGTAGAAATTATGGATGGTTGTGGATTGTATCAACCTGTTCGAGCTTTAATTGATGGGGCAGCATGACCTCTTTTGTATCTCAGTCTTGTATTCGTCAGTTAGGTATTAGACATTCTTCTGCTACCTTATCGGTACAAGGTATTGGTGCTATAAAAAGTACAGTGGTTGGTCGAGTTGATCTTTAGATAAAACCTGTGGATAGAGTGGATCCTATTTTTAATTGTGAGGCGTTTGTGTTGCCAAAAATTTGTGAGGACCTACCCGTTGTTAGTTTGGATGTTGGGCATTGGTcttatattgctaatttaaagttgGCAGATCCTCGGTTTCATCTATCTGGTAAGGTGGACTTATTGCTTGGAGCTGATATCTTTTCTCAGTTATTATTAGAAGGTAAAGTTCAAACTCCTAGAGGTATGCCTGATGCTCTTAATACCGTTTTTGGCTATGTCCTTACGGGTCCCTGTAGTTCGGTTCCTATGACATCTGCCACCTCGTTGTTTTGTCACGTGGATCAAATGGTTTCGTTGGAGGAGTCTGTAAAGCAGTTTTGGAGTTTAGAAACTGTTCCTGAAGTAGAATGTTCAGCTCCTGAAGATATTCTTTGTGAGAAAAATTTTGTTGAGAATGTTTGTCGAGACGGCTCTGGTCGTTATACCGTTGCTCTACCTTTCAGGGAATTATCTCCTGTTTTTCCAGGAATGTTTGAGTTAGCTGTAAATCGTTTTCTTTCCTTAGAAAAAAGGCTTTTGAAAAATCCTAGTGTTTATCAGGAATATTGTACCTTTATGAAAGATTATTTGGATTTGCATCATATGGAGCTTGTGTCAGAAACTTCTCGTCCATTATCTTGTTACTATATTCCTCACCATGCTGTATTAAAACCTGATAGTTTCACTACCAAGTTGCGAGTTGTATTTAATGCTTCTGCTCGAATTGGAAATCAGAATTCTCTTAATCAGTGCTTGTTTACTGGAAAGAAACTACAACAagatattttaactattttattggGTTTTCGACTTCATAAATATGTCTTATCCACGGATATTAAGCAGATGTATAGGCAGATACGAGTTGAGAAAAGTCATTGTGATTATCAGAGGATTGTTTTTAGATTCTCTCCTGATGAAGAGTTACAGGAATTTCGGCTATTAACAGTAACTTATGGTGTATCGTCTGCTCCTTTTCTTGCTTTAAGGACTTTGTTGCAGCTGAGTGAAGATGAAGGTAGAGAGTTTCCCCTTGCCGCTGAAGTTTTGCGTACGAGTACTTATGTTGACGATATAGTGTGTGGTGGTGATACCTTAGAAATTGCGCTAGATCTTCGGAATGAGTTGATATCCTTGTTATCTCGAGGTCATTTTGAATTGCGTAAGTGGTCGAGCAATGATATGCGATTATTAGAAGGTCTACCGGAGTCGCATATTGGTAAGAAACCTATTTCCTTTGATGATAATAGTTGTTCGTCACCTCTAAAAATCCTTGGACTTGTATGGAATGCACAGTTGgattgtttttcttttgaagtGACAGCTCTGGACAAATCTTGTACTAAGAGAAGTATGTTGTCTGAATTGGCCCGAGTGTTTGATCCTGTAGGGTTTCTAGCTCCCATGACTTTGTTCACGAAGCACCTTATCCAACGTTTATGGTTGTCCGGAATCGACTGGGATGACTCTCCTCCAGACTCAATTTGTAAAGTTTGGAACCAGTATAAGGAACAACTGTTATCCCTTGCACAGCTTGAAATACCTAGGTGCATGTTCGTGTCCAGGTATATTTGTTGTGAGGTACATGGGTTTTGTGACAGTAGTGAAAAGGGTTATGCCGCTGTTATTTATTTGCGTTTTGTTCTACCAGATGGTCAggtttgtgttttttttgtttgCGCGAAGTCAAAAGTGGCTCCCATAAGAACTGTAAGCATTCCACGTTTGGAGCTGTCCGCTGCAGTTCTACTATCTAAACTCATGCAGTTTGTAGTCAGAGTATTAGATCCTAAACTTAAAATCGCAAAATTTGTAGCTTGGTCCGATTCTCAGGTAGCTCTAAGTTGGATAAAATCCTCTCCTCATCGTTGGAAAACTTTTGTTTCTAACCGGGTTTCATATATACAGGAACGCCTTTCTCCTAATAGTTGGTTTTATGTTCCTTCTGCTCAGAATCCCGCTGATTTGGCTTCCAGAGGTGTTTTACCTGCTCTAATGTTGGAGCAATCTCATTGGTTTGCAGGTCCTGAGTTTTTGTATAACACCGATCCCATTCCAGACGCTTCCTGTTGCTTTTCTGAGTGTGCTGAAATGCTTGATGAGGAGCGTACGGTAACTTTGGCTTGTGTTAATGATGATAATTTTCTTGAGAATCTATTGAATGACATTTCCGATTTCTCGTTTATACGACGACTTATAGCTTGGATCTTGAGGTTTGCTTGGAATTCAAAATTCCCCAATGATAAGAGAGAAGGTCCCTTAAGTTCAAAGGAACTTTATGAGTCGTTGATTATGCTAGTTAAATATACTCAACATCGATATTTTGAAAGGGAGTTCGAGGGAAATGTTTTTTCCAAACCTTTGCGAAAGTTGTCCTGCTTTATCGATGATCAAGGAGTATTACGGGTTGGCAGTCGTCTTAGATATTTGTCTGTTTCGATTGATAAGAAATTTCCTTGCATCCTACCTCGCGAAAGTCCATTAACTCATTTGCTGATTGATTATTACCATAAACGATACTGTCATGCTGGGCTGCGTACAGTTAGTTTTTTGCTTGCTCAGTCATTTTGGATTTTGTCTCCTAAGCGTGCTATACGCTCGGTTTTGTCAAAATGTATACAGTGTTGGAGGCCCAATCCTAGAAATTACCAACCTCCAATGGGTAACTTACCCCTAGTTAGAATTTCCCAGGTTAAACCCTTCCTGAATTCAGGTATGGATTTTGGTGGACCGTTTTATGTTGTGATGAATCGCTATCGAGGAGCTAAATCTTGTAAGGTGTATCTTTGCCTCTTTGTTTGCATGGTCACCAAAGCTCTTCATTTAGAGTTAGCTAGTGATTTATCGAGCGAGACTTTTCTCTCTGCTTTGCAGCGTTTCATAGCTCGTCGTGGTAGGGTTGATAATTTATATTCTGATCGTGGCAGTAATTTTGTTGGCGCTGCTAAATACCTTAACCTCATGAAAAATGCTGcttcaaatgaaaatatttcctTCCATTTTAATGCTGCATCTGCTGCCCACTTTGGCGGTTTATGGGAGGCGGGAATAAAGTCAGTAAAGACGCACCTAGCTCGCGTTATAGGCGATCAGATCTTGTCATATGAGGAACTAAACACGGTCGTAATTCAGATTGAATCGTATCTTAATTCTAGGCCCTTGACCCCTATAAGTTCTGATCCTATTGATTTGTCAGTTCTAACGCCGGGTCATTTTTTAAATCTAGAACCTCTTTCGGCTGTGTTTGAACCTCTTGATGGAGCGTATATTCCTGCATCTCATTTGATGAGATGGAAGTTAATAAATCAAATGCATAAAACTTTTTGGGAACGCTGGAGCAAAGAATATTTGCATACTTTGCATCAGCGCAGTAAACGGACTTCATCCGATAATTTAAAACCTATCGAACTAGGAACGATGGTCCTTATAAAGGATGATAATATCCCTCCGTCGCAATGGCGTTCGGGACGAATATCCCAAGTATTTCCGGGACAGGATGGAATTATAAGAGTTGCG
This genomic window from Diabrotica virgifera virgifera chromosome 1, PGI_DIABVI_V3a contains:
- the LOC126891418 gene encoding uncharacterized protein LOC126891418, with amino-acid sequence MADKLKKYTFQRRMAMNDLETLLRLSNSSLTEVHKQSLFRVRYSELDDVLESFNKNHQNIVTNLLNSEPTDAQLDSEDIIRSQFLNDYYQIKANFADLFENDDNSQKNEQNIAASNAVQSPSNVRLPQLELVKFSGEFTSAITFFDLFDALVHRRPNVDDTEKLTYLIQSLEGPPLRLAKSLPLARENYVRIYDKLKNRYLNKRLRAMAHWCKIEEAPATMFKNSDSYSNLIDTFSENLSALENLGYKISDFVLAYKILTKLDEETHQRSESATQCATSVAAVPTTASSDAQVNTGTLSSHAASLGSVTSKNSSVLLATAVVEIMDGCGLYQPVRALIDGAA